A part of Anser cygnoides isolate HZ-2024a breed goose chromosome 15, Taihu_goose_T2T_genome, whole genome shotgun sequence genomic DNA contains:
- the STUB1 gene encoding E3 ubiquitin-protein ligase CHIP, whose translation MKGKEEREGGAAGPGGAAAAAGPGAAGGGGGGSPEKSHSAQEHKEQGNRLFGGRKYPEAAAAYGRAINRNPLVAVYYTNRALCYLKMQQHDKALADCKRALELDGQSVKAHFFLGQCQMEMESYDEAIANLQRAYNLAKEQRLNFGDDIPSALRIAKKKRWNSIEEKRINQENELHSYLTKLIMAEKERELAECRKTQQEENVDESRSRVQLAGIEAKHDKYLADMDELFSQVDEKRKKRDIPDYLCGKISFELMREPCITPSGITYDRKDIEEHLQRVGHFDPVTRSPLTQDQLIPNLAMKEVIDAFISENGWVEDY comes from the exons atgaaggggaaggaggagcgggagggcggcgcggcggggcccggcggcgcggcggcggcggcggggccgggagcagcgggagggggcggcggcggcagccccgAGAAGAGCCACAGCGCGCAGGAGCACAAGGAGCAGGGCAACAGGCTCTTCGGCGGCCGCAAGTACCCCGAGGCCGCCGCCGCCTACGGCCGCGCCATC AACCGCAACCCCTTGGTGGCCGTGTACTACACCAACCGGGCCCTGTGCTACCTGAAGATGCAGCAGCACGACAAGGCGCTGGCGGACTGCAAGCGGGCGCTGGAGCTGGACGGGCAGTCGGTGAAGGCGCACTTCTTCCTGGGGCAGTGCCagatggagatggagagctACGACGAGGCCATCGCCAACCTGCAGAGAG cctACAACCTCGCCAAGGAGCAGCGGCTGAACTTCGGGGACGACATTCCCAGCGCGCTGCGCATCGCCAAGAAGAAGCGCTGGAACAGCATCGAGGAGAAGCGGATCAACCAGGAGAACGAGCTGCACTCCTACCTGACCAAGCTGATCATGGCGGAGAAGGAGAG GGAGTTGGCCGAGTGCCGCAAGACCCAGCAAGAAGAAAACGTGGACGAGAGCCGGAGCCGCGTTCAGCTGGCCGGCATCGAGGCCAAGCAC GACAAGTACCTGGCAGACATGGACGAGCTCTTCTCGCAGGTGGATGAGAAGAGGAAG AAGCGGGACATCCCCGACTACCTGTGCGGGAAGATCAGCTTCGAGCTGATGCGGGAGCCCTGCATCACGCCCAGCGGGATCACGTACGACAGGAAGGACATAGAGGAACATCTCCAG CGCGTGGGTCATTTCGATCCCGTGACGCGGAGTCCCCTGACCCAGGACCAGCTGATCCCCAACCTCGCCATGAAGGAGGTGATCGACGCCTTCATCTCGGAGAACGGCTGGGTGGAAGATTACTGA
- the JMJD8 gene encoding jmjC domain-containing protein 8 isoform X1 encodes MAAARRLLGLLAPLAWARPAGGAAPAGGGWQAGAVPEEPRCTVERADAALTSALFLQRFAFSRPVILRGVTDNSAFRALCTREKLLAAFGQRLVRLSTANTYSYRKVDVPFQEYVEQLLKPQDPTTLGSDTLYFFGDNNFTEWGPLFQQYVPPPFRIPGTSGAYSFGIAGSGSGVPFHWHGPGYSEVIFGRKRWFLYPPDKTPHFHPNETTLAWLQHTYPTLPPAERPLECTVRPGEVLYFPDRWWHATLNLDTSVFISTFLG; translated from the exons atggcggcggcgcggcggctgCTCGGCCTCCTGGCCCCGCTGGCCTGGGCCCGGCCcgcgggcggcgcggccccggcgggAGGCGGCTg GCAGGCGGGCGCGGTGCCGGAGGAGCCGCGGTGCACGGTGGAGCGGGCGGACGCGGCCCTCACCTCCGCCCTCTTCCTGCAGCG gttcgCCTTCTCGCGGCCCGTCATCCTGCGCGGGGTCACGGACAACTCG GCGTTCCGGGCTCTGTGCACCCGCGAGAAGCTGCTGGCCGCCTTCGGGCAGCGCCTGGTGCGCCTCAGCACGGCCAACACCTACTCCTACCGCAAAG TGGACGTCCCCTTCCAGGAGTACGTGGAGCAGCTCCTGAAGCCGCAGGACCCGACCACGCTGGGCAGCG acACCCTCTACTTCTTCGGGGACAACAACTTCACCGAGTGGGGCCCCCTCTTCCAGCAGTACGTGCCGCCGCCGTTCCGCATCCCCGGCACCAGCGGCGCCTACAGCTTCGGGATCGCAG GCTCGGGTTCAGGCGTCCCCTTCCACTGGCACGGCCCCGGTTACTCCGAGGTGATCTTCGGCAGGAAG CGCTGGTTTCTCTACCCGCCGGATAAAACTCCCCACTTCCACCCCAACGAGACGACGCTGGCCTGGCTCCAGCACACCTACCCCACGCTGCCGCCGGCCGAGCGGCCGCTGGAGTGCACCGTCCGCCCCGGGGAG GTCCTGTACTTCCCCGACCGCTGGTGGCACGCCACGCTCAACCTGGACACCAGCGTCTTCATCTCCACCTTCCTGGGGTAG
- the JMJD8 gene encoding jmjC domain-containing protein 8 isoform X2: MAAARRLLGLLAPLAWARPAGGAAPAGGGWQAGAVPEEPRCTVERADAALTSALFLQRFAFSRPVILRGVTDNSAFRALCTREKLLAAFGQRLVRLSTANTYSYRKVDVPFQEYVEQLLKPQDPTTLGSDTLYFFGDNNFTEWGPLFQQYVPPPFRIPGTSGAYSFGIAGSGSGVPFHWHGPGYSEVIFGRKVLYFPDRWWHATLNLDTSVFISTFLG; the protein is encoded by the exons atggcggcggcgcggcggctgCTCGGCCTCCTGGCCCCGCTGGCCTGGGCCCGGCCcgcgggcggcgcggccccggcgggAGGCGGCTg GCAGGCGGGCGCGGTGCCGGAGGAGCCGCGGTGCACGGTGGAGCGGGCGGACGCGGCCCTCACCTCCGCCCTCTTCCTGCAGCG gttcgCCTTCTCGCGGCCCGTCATCCTGCGCGGGGTCACGGACAACTCG GCGTTCCGGGCTCTGTGCACCCGCGAGAAGCTGCTGGCCGCCTTCGGGCAGCGCCTGGTGCGCCTCAGCACGGCCAACACCTACTCCTACCGCAAAG TGGACGTCCCCTTCCAGGAGTACGTGGAGCAGCTCCTGAAGCCGCAGGACCCGACCACGCTGGGCAGCG acACCCTCTACTTCTTCGGGGACAACAACTTCACCGAGTGGGGCCCCCTCTTCCAGCAGTACGTGCCGCCGCCGTTCCGCATCCCCGGCACCAGCGGCGCCTACAGCTTCGGGATCGCAG GCTCGGGTTCAGGCGTCCCCTTCCACTGGCACGGCCCCGGTTACTCCGAGGTGATCTTCGGCAGGAAG GTCCTGTACTTCCCCGACCGCTGGTGGCACGCCACGCTCAACCTGGACACCAGCGTCTTCATCTCCACCTTCCTGGGGTAG
- the WDR24 gene encoding GATOR2 complex protein WDR24 has translation MPPAVPPGSEPASRRGVPAPRPAMEKMSRSGAALGGAALSGRTMFCHLDAPANAISVCRDAAQVVVAGRNIFKIYGIEEEQFVEKLNLRVGRKPSLNFSCADVVWHQMDENLLATAATNGVVVTWNLGKPSRNKQDQLFTEHKRTVNKVCFHPTEVYMLLSGSQDGYMKCFDLRKKDSVSTFSGQSESVRDVQFSIRDYFTFAATFENGNVQLWDIRRPDRYERMFTAHNGPVFCCDWHPEDRGWLATGGRDKMVKVWDMNTTRAKEIYCVQTIASVARVKWRPECKHHIATCSMMVDHNIYVWDVRRPFIPSAMFEEHKDVTTGIVWRHLHDPYFLLSGSKDSTLYQHIFKDASQPIDRANPEGLCYSLYGDLAFAAKESLISSDSNRKPYIGDRRHPIFFKRKLDPTEQFEYISSSSALSVFETDVESGSMDWFVHTAKQYALAGRPLAELCDHNAKVAKGLDRNQVAQTWTMLRIIYSSLGTASSANLNHSMGKGSAALPLMNSFNLKDIPSGLGSESRLDRSKGESRTENILLDSSSTLINNEDNEETEGSDVPADYLLGDVEADEDDLYMMDHENPHAEEQEYSLPQEAFPLRHEIVDNPSALDHLQDKADSPHVSGNEAETVSLTPVESFSLISISHSLYENRLPSDFFSPIVRDTLLFYAEQGDVQTAVSVLIVLGDRIRKEIDEQTQEHWYTSYIDLLQRFQLWNISNEVIKLSTCRAINCLNQASTTLHINCSNCKRPMSNRGWICDRCRQCASMCAVCHHVVKGLFVWCQGCSHGGHLQHIMKWLETSSHCPAGCGHLCEYT, from the exons ATGCCGCCCGCCGTGCCGCCAGGCTCGGAGCCCGCGTCCCGGCGAGgggtccccgcgccccgcccggCCATGGAGAAGATGTCGCGGTCCGGCGCGGCGCTGGGCGGCGCGGCGCTGTCGGGGCGCACCATGTTCTGCCACCTGGACGCCCCCGCCAACGCCATCAGCGTGTGCCGCGACGCCGCCCAGGTGGTGGTGGCCGGGCGCAACATCTTCAAGATCTACGGCATCGAGGAGGAGCAGTTCGTGGAGAAGCTGAACCTCCGCGTGGGCCGCAAGCCCTCGCTCAACTTCAGCTGCGCCGACGTGGTGTGGCACCAGATGGACGAGAACCTGCTGGCCACGGCCGCCACCAACGGCGTGGTGGTCACCTGGAACCTGGGCAAGCCGTCGCGCAACAAGCAGGACCAGCTCTTCACCGAGCACAAGCGCACGGTCAACAAGGTCTGCTTCCACCCCACCGAGGTGTACATGCTCCTCAGCGGCTCGCAGGACGGCTACATGAAGTGCTTCGACCTGCGCAAGAAGGACTCCGTCAGCACCTTCTCCG GCCAGTCGGAGAGCGTGCGTGACGTCCAGTTCAGCATCCGCGACTACTTCACCTTCGCCGCCACCTTTGAGAACGGGAACGTGCAGCTGTGGGACATCCGCCGGCCCGACCGCTACGAGAGGATGTTCACGGCCCACAACGGCCCCGTCTTCTGCTGCGACTGGCACCCCGAGGACCG GGGCTGGCTGGCCACAGGCGGCCGGGATAAGATGGTGAAGGTGTGGGACATGAACACCACGCGGGCGAAGGAGATCTACTGCGTGCAGACCATCGCCTCCGTGGCCCGAGTGAAGTGGCGCCCGGAGTGCAAGCACCACATCGCCACCTGCTCCATGATGGTGGACCACAACATCTACGTCTGGGACGTGCGGCGCCCCTTCATCCCCTCCGCCATGTTCGAGGAGCACAAGGACGTCACCACGGGCATCGTGTGGCGCCACCTCCACGACCCCTACTTCCTCCTGTCCGGCTCCAAGGACAGCACCCTCTACCAGCACATCTTCAAGGACGCCAGCCAGCCCATCGACCGGGCCAACCCCGAGGGGCTGTGCTACAGCCTCTACGGAGACCTGGCCTTCGCGGCCAAGGAGAGCCTCATCTCCTCCGACTCCAACCGCAAGCCCTACATCGGGGACCGCCGCCACCCCATCTTTTTCAAGCGCAAGCTGGACCCCACGGAGCAGTTTGAGTACATCTCCTCCTCGAGCGCCCTCAGCGTCTTCGAAACGGACGTGGAGAGCGGCAGCATGGACTGGTTCGTGCACACAGCCAAGCAGTACGCGCTGGCCGGCCGGCCGCTGGCCGAGCTCTGCGACCACAACGCCAAGGTGGCCAAGGGCTTGGACCGCAACCAG GTGGCTCAGACGTGGACGATGCTCCGGATCATCTACTCCAGCCTCGGCACCGCGTCGTCCGCTAACCTCAATCACAGCATGGGGAAAGGCAGCGCCGCCCTCCCGCTCATGAACAG CTTCAACCTGAAGGACATTCCCTCTGGGCTGGGCAGCGAGTCGAGACTGGATCGCAGCAAAGGAGAAAGCCGCACGGAAAATATCCTCCTGGATTCCTCCTCCACTCTGATCAACAACGAAG ACAACGAGGAGACGGAGGGCAGCGATGTCCCTGCGGACTACCTGCTGGGAGACGTGGAAGCGGATGAGGATGACCTGTACATGATGGACCACGAGAACCCGCACG CTGAGGAGCAGGAATACAGCCTCCCCCAGGAGGCCTTCCCTCTGCGCCACGAAATTGTGGACAACCCGTCAGCCTTGGACCACCTGCAGGACAAGGCTGACTCCCCTCACGTCAGCGGCAACGAGGCCGAGACGGTGTCACTGACGCCCGTGGAGTCCTTCTCCCTCATCTCCATCTCCCACTCGCTCTACGAGAACCGCCTGCCCTCCGACTTCTTCAGCCCCATCGTGCGGGACACGCTGCTCTTCTACGCCGAGCAGGGGGATGTGCAGACGGCCGTGTCCGTGCTCATCGTGCTGGGAGATCGCATCCGCAAGGAGATCGATGAGCAGACCCAG GAGCACTGGTACACCTCCTACATCGACCTGCTGCAGCGCTTCCAGCTCTGGAACATCTCCAACGAGGTGATCAAGCTGAGCACGTGTCGCGCCATCAACTGCCTCAACCAGGCCTCCACCACCCTCCACATCAACTGCAGCAACTGCAAGCGGCCCATGAGCAACAGGGGCTGGATCTGCGACAG GTGCCGGCAGTGTGCCAGCATGTGCGCCGTGTGCCACCACGTCGTCAAGGGGCTCTTCGTCtggtgccagggctgcagccacgGCGGCCACCTGCAGCACATCATGAAGTGGCTGGAGACCAGCTCGCACTGCCCCGCGGGCTGCGGCCACCTCTGCGAGTACACCTga
- the FBXL16 gene encoding F-box/LRR-repeat protein 16: MSNPRNGDTKPPCLPRNGLVKIPTQPNGLGSASITKGTPAVKNRLCQPSSVPAILSPALAPRSDLPIPSLASPLSLAALAGVSSPPGASLVGLNSSEATPGAEHPSPERLPGSPSERQLAVDEKILNRLFWYFSACEKCVLAQVCKAWRRVLYQPKFWVGLTPVLHTKELYNVLPGGEKEFVSLQGFAVRGFDGFCLVGVSDLDICEFIDNYPLSKKGVKSMSLKRSTITDAGLEVMLEQMQGVVRLELSGCNDFTEAGLWSSLNARITALSVSDCINVADDAIAAISQLLPNLAELNLQAYHVTDTALAYFTAKQGYTTHTLRLNSCWEITNHGVVNMVHSLPNLSVLSLSGCSKVTDDGVELVAENLRKLRSLDLSWCPRITDMALEYIACDLHKLEELVLDRCVRITDTGLSYLSTMSSLRNLYLRWCCQVQDFGLKHLLGMGSLRLLSLAGCPLLTTTGLSGLVQLQELEELELTNCPGATPELFKYFSQHLPCCMVIE; encoded by the exons ATGTCGAACCCGAGAAACGGCGACACCAAGCCCCCATGTTTGCCCCGCAATGGACTGGTGAAGATCCCCACGCAGCCCAACGGCCTCGGCTCCGCCAGCATCACCAAAGGCACCCCCGCCGTGAAAAACCGCCTGTGCCAGCCTTCCTCCGTGCCTGCCATCCTCAGCCCGGCCTTAGCCCCCCGCAGCGACCTGCCCATCCCCAGCCTGGCCTCACCGCTCTCCCTGGCCGCTCTGGCCGGCGTCTCGTCCCCTCCCGGCGCCTCCCTGGTGGGACTGAACTCGAGCGAGGCCACCCCGGGGGCGGAGCACCCCTCGCCGGAGCGGCTGCCTGGCTCGCCCTCGGAGAGGCAGCTGGCGGTGGACGAGAAGATCCTCAACCGCCTCTTCTGGTACTTTTCGGCGTGCGAGAAGTGCGTGCTGGCGCAGGTGTGCAAGGCGTGGCGGCGGGTGCTCTACCAGCCCAAGTTCTGGGTGGGCCTGACGCCCGTCCTGCACACCAAAGAGCTCTACAACGTCCTGCCCGGGGGCGAGAAGGAGTTCGTCAGCCTGCAGGGCTTCGCCGTGCGGGGCTTCGACGGCTTCTGCCTCGTGGGCGTCTCCGACCTGGACATTTGTGAGTTCATTGACAACTACCCCCTGTCCAAGAAGGGGGTCAAGTCCATGAGCCTTAAGAGGTCGACCATCACAGATGCAGGGCTGGAG GTGATGCTGGAGCAGATGCAGGGCGTGGTGCGGCTGGAGCTCTCGGGCTGCAACGACTTCACGGAGGCCGGGCTGTGGTCGAGCCTCAACGCCCGCATCACGGCGCTGAGCGTCAGCGACTGCATCAACGTGGCCGACGACGCCATCGCCGCCATCTCGCAGCTCCTGCCCAACCTCGCCGAGCTCAACCTGCAGGCCTACCACGTGACGGACACGGCGCTCGCCTACTTCACCGCCAAGCAGGGCTACACCACCCACACCCTGCGCCTCAACTCCTGCTGGGAGATCACCAACCACGGCGTGGTCAACATGGTGCACAGCCTGCCCAACCTGAGCGTCCTCAGCCTCTCGGGCTGCTCCAAGGTGACGGACGACGGCGTGGAGCTGGTGGCCGAGAACCTGCGCAAGCTGCGCAGCCTTGACCTGTCCTGGTGCCCTCGCATCACCGACATGGCCCTGGAGTACATCGCCTGTGACCTGCAcaagctggaggagctggtgctTGACAG GTGTGTGCGGATCACCGACACCGGGCTCAGCTACCTGTCCACCATGTCGTCCCTGCGGAACCTCTACCTGCGCTGGTGCTGCCAG GTGCAGGATTTTGGCCTGAAGCACCTCCTGGGCATGGGCAGCCTGCGCCTCCTGTCCCTCGCCG GCTGCCCCTTGCTGACCACCACGGGCCTGTCGGGGCtggtgcagctgcaggagctggaggagctggagctcaCCAACTGCCCCGGAGCCACCCCCGAGCTCTTCAAGTACTTCTCCCAGCACCTGCCCTGCTGCATGGTCATCGAGTAG
- the METRN gene encoding meteorin, with protein MRALWALCLAGLAAALGSFSADQCSWRGSGLSQEAGSVEQLTLRCAEGSLEWLYPTGALRLRLAPRLPPATGTGKGRSPRHVTACIKPAGTFRGAQLYLERDGELELLLPEAEAAPRPRVRCFSWLPREKVALFLQATPHRDISRRIAAFRYELRGDWLARLALPAASLPAEGACRPCNDTELLMAICTSDFVVRGSIRSVSNDAELQESIIGVSAVRIHRQKFPLFQAGGRPGRAAGSIRTPLRCGVRPGPGTFLFTGWLHFGEAWLSCAPRYKDFQRIYEGARRRRQNPCEFPVD; from the exons ATGCGGGCGCTGTGGGCGCTCTGCCTCGCCGGGCTGGCCGCGGCCCTCGGCAGCTTCTCGGCGGATCAGTGCAGCTGGAGGGGCAG CGGCTTGTCGCAGGAGGCGGGCAGCGTGGAGCAGCTGACCCTGCGCTGCGCCGAGGGCTCCCTGGAATGGCTGTACCCCACGGGGGCCCTGCGCCTCCGCCTggccccccgcctgccccccgccaccggcaccggcaAGGGCAGGAGCCCCCGGCACGTCACCGCCTGCATCAAACCCGCCGGCACCTTCCGAGGGGCTCAGCTCTACCTGGAGCGGGacggggagctggagctgctgctgccggagGCGGAggcggccccccggccccgcgtgCGCTGCTTCAGCTGGCTGCCCCGCGAGAAGGTGGCCCTGTTCCTGCAGGCCACCCCGCACCGCGACATCAGCCGCCGCATCGCCGCCTTCCGCTACGAGCTGCGGGGGGACTGGCTCGCCCGCCTGGCGCTGCCCGCCGCCAGCCTGCCCGCCGAAG GGGCGTGCCGGCCGTGCAACGACACCGAGCTCCTGATGGCCATTTGCACTAGTGACTTTG TGGTCCGTGGCAGCATCCGCAGCGTCTCCAACGACGCGGAGCTGCAGGAATCCATCATCGGGGTGAGCGCCGTCCGCATCCACCGCCAGAAATTCCCCCTCTTCcaggccggggggcggccggggcgggcggcgggcagcATCCGCACCCCCCTGCGCTGCGGCGTCCGGCCGGGCCCCGGCACCTTCCTCTTCACGGGGTGGCTGCACTTCGGCGAGGCTTGGCTCAGCTGCGCGCCCCGCTACAAGGACTTCCAGCGCATCTACGAGGGCGCCCGGCGCAGGCGGCAGAACCCCTGCGAGTTCCCCGTGGACTGA